One window from the genome of Breoghania sp. L-A4 encodes:
- a CDS encoding DUF1476 domain-containing protein produces the protein MTTFDKREDAYEKKFAHDEELRFKATARRNKLLGLWAAEKLGKTGEDADAYARDVVRADFEEPGEEDVFRKIRADFDAGGVEQSDHQIRRTMEELMGTAVAQVEKD, from the coding sequence ATGACCACGTTCGACAAGCGCGAGGACGCTTACGAGAAAAAATTCGCGCACGACGAGGAATTGCGCTTCAAGGCGACCGCGCGGCGCAACAAGCTCCTGGGTCTGTGGGCGGCCGAAAAGCTTGGCAAGACCGGCGAGGACGCGGATGCCTATGCGCGCGACGTCGTGCGCGCCGATTTCGAAGAGCCGGGCGAAGAGGATGTCTTTCGCAAGATCCGCGCTGATTTCGATGCGGGCGGCGTCGAGCAGTCGGATCACCAGATTCGCCGCACCATGGAAGAGCTGATGGGCACCGCGGTCGCTCAGGTCGAAAAAGACTGA